In Drosophila santomea strain STO CAGO 1482 chromosome 2L, Prin_Dsan_1.1, whole genome shotgun sequence, a single window of DNA contains:
- the LOC120449275 gene encoding bacchus, whose product MSAATEQQNNGDVAVEKVAADDVSAVKDDLKAKAAAEDKAAAADAAGDAADNGTSKDGEDAADAAAAAPAKESVKGTKRPAEAKSAESKKAKKAAAADGDSDEEEALEEIIEGDSEIESDEYDIPYDGEEDDIECDDDDDDNDDGSGSDDQA is encoded by the exons ATGTCGGCTGCTACGGAACAACAGAACAACGGCGATGTGGCCGTGGAGAAGGTGGCGGCGGATGATGTGTCTGCTGTCAAGGACGATCTCAAGGCGAAGGCGGCCGCTGAGGATAAGGCCGCTGCTGCCGATGCCGCCGGCGACGCGGCCGACAACGGCACGTCAAAGGACGGCGAGGATGCCGCCgatgccgccgccgctgccccCGCAAAGGAATCCGTGAAAGGCACCAAAAGGCCAGCAGAA GCCAAATCCGCAGAAtcaaagaaggccaagaaggCAGCGGCCGCCGATGGAGATTCCGATGAGGAAGAGGCTCTGGAGGAAATCATCGAGGGCGACAGTGAAATCGAGAGCGACGAGTACGACATCCCCTACGATGGTGAGGAGGATGACATTGAATGTGATG atgatgatgatgataatgatgacgGTTCCGGCTCGGACGATCAGGCGTAA
- the LOC120446893 gene encoding methyltransferase N6AMT1, whose product METPYTDHLSLEDFEHVYEPAEDSFLLLDALEKDLEYLDQLQPRLCVELGSGSGVIITALAKKLAGFSLCLATDINPKACNATRRTATRNGARLDSIRCSLADALRSQSVDVLLFNPPYVVTSDAELQTQHFDSHSETSTDRNLVFSWAGGQDGRRVTDILLKQLDDILSPRGVLYLLLLRENKPEEIIKYLEGLKFRAVKFMERRIPGEHLYILKVTRSFASS is encoded by the coding sequence ATGGAGACGCCCTACACCGACCACTTGAGCCTGGAGGATTTCGAACACGTTTACGAGCCAGCGGAGGACTCGTTCCTCCTACTGGATGCCCTGGAAAAGGATCTGGAGTACCTGGACCAGCTACAGCCCCGTCTTTGCGTGGAACTGGGCTCTGGCTCGGGAGTTATTATCACGGCGCTTGCTAAGAAACTAGCTGGCTTTTCACTGTGCCTAGCCACGGATATCAATCCGAAAGCCTGCAATGCCACTAGAAGAACTGCGACACGGAATGGAGCTCGCTTGGATAGCATTCGCTGCAGCTTAGCTGACGCACTGCGCTCGCAATCTGTGGACGTGCTGCTCTTCAACCCGCCCTATGTGGTCACCAGCGATGCGGAGCTGCAAACGCAACACTTCGATTCCCACAGCGAAACCTCAACGGATCGCAATCTGGTTTTCTCCTGGGCTGGTGGTCAGGATGGGCGACGCGTCACGGACATTCTACTGAAGCAACTGGATGACATTCTTTCGCCTCGAGGCGTTCTCTACCTACTCCTTCTGCGGGAGAACAAGCCTGAGGAGATTATCAAATACTTAGAGGGCCTCAAGTTCCGGGCTGTTAAGTTCATGGAGCGACGCATTCCTGGCGAGCATCTGTACATACTGAAGGTCACCAGGTCCTTCGCATCATCATGA
- the LOC120446901 gene encoding SNAPIN protein homolog, whose translation MDSDSTVTSLEENTENFCTNPTRDILAEGITNLFKPTIERLDERVASTIQLQAELRGQLDALAAQLRDIEKAQSQIPEFADKVKELLNVKHKVTVISNVLVTSQERLTGLHKLIEKEQRRRQALLDSALSTNIS comes from the coding sequence ATGGATTCGGACAGCACCGTCACTTCCTTGGAGGAGAACACGGAGAACTTCTGCACGAATCCCACGCGCGACATCCTCGCCGAGGGCATCACCAACCTCTTCAAGCCGACCATCGAAAGGTTGGACGAGCGTGTGGCCTCCACCATCCAGTTACAGGCGGAGCTTCGTGGCCAACTGGACGCACTGGCCGCCCAGCTCAGGGACATCGAAAAAGCGCAGAGTCAGATACCCGAGTTCGCGGACAAGGTGAAGGAGCTGCTGAACGTGAAGCACAAGGTGACGGTCATCAGCAACGTGTTGGTAACCAGCCAGGAGCGGCTTACGGGTCTGCACAAGCTGATAGAGAAGGAGCAGCGACGGCGACAGGCGCTCCTGGACTCCGCTCTCAGCACCAACATATCTTAA
- the LOC120446872 gene encoding transportin-3, translating into MDTYSVDVVYQAISALFQGNNPKEQEKANKWLQDFQKSIYSWTIADELLHQKRDLHANYFAAQTMRNKIQNSFSELPPHTHESLRDSLITHIGQIDEQTDNVIVTQLSLAVADLALLMASWREPINDLLVTLAPHQCAIWPLLEVLKVLPEEIDSRYLRLGANRREEVHKQLDASAECVLKFLCMCLQREDLDQQRVWNAALRTYSAWLVIHAFPVSHVYNNALTQLAFRLLSLPETTGKLHDNATECVCALLSCINTRQDSASEPESSFEAQIFGAVCMLETPYHLSVAHEDTDKTINYCRIFTSLCDAFFYDLLADAQKPHYSLKGLDLVLLCVGHFDYEVAEITFHLWYKLSEDLFQRNEDKLTALFRPHIERLISALFRHSQMESDHDGLIEENNNFFDFRRKVSDLIKDVAFIVGSGACFKQMFHILQAPETTWESTEAALFIMQNVAKNILPDENEVIPKVVEAILNMSEQTHIAVRYTAILLIGELCDWIENHTESLEAVLNFLLYALQQKNGLAPAAAIALTSICSACRQKMVCHISGLVEIARSLDSFQINNDVAIGLLKGISLILTRLPREQLQPALREIVGFQLQPLAQLVDSTGGSVQKGERTDPVYWIDRACAIIRHTNPDVPDNVEHPTVAILNDAWQLISRVMDKYQSDLRIMERTCRLIRYGIRMVRKQAMLLVEPLIKQMVVLYAVQHHSCFLYVGSILVDEFAKSSECIGGLLEMLQAFIEPTFGLLQMENGLKNNPDTVDDFFRLASRYLDCCPHQLLQSSLITPIFQCALIACSLDHREANSSVMKFFINLLVWGRSNNHSRNAECRPLVVELANQHGGALVMNLIQASVFQLHSYMLVDVAEVLHELKQVVGNERMQPFLAQALEALPKKNSGGYVTATQQQLDEFSSTVLRADTTKAISQALKTFTRLFR; encoded by the exons ATGGATACGTACTCGGTGGACGTGGTGTACCAAGCAATCAGCGCCCTCTTCCAGGGCAACAACCccaaggagcaggagaaggcCAACAAATGGCTGCAGGACTTCCAGAAGTCG ATCTATTCTTGGACGATTGCGGACGAGCTGTTGCACCAGAAGCGAGACCTCCACGCCAACTACTTTGCTGCCCAGACCATGCGGAACAAGATACAGAACTCCTTCAGCGAACTGCCACCGCACACGCACGAATCTCTGCGGGATTCCCTTATTACACACATAGGCCAGATCGACGAGCAGACAGACAATGTGATTGTGACACAGCTTAGTCTGGCGGTCGCGGATTTGGCTCTGCTGATGGCCAGTTGGCGGGAGCCGATCAACGATCTCCTGGTGACACTGGCGCCGCATCAGTGCGCCATCTGGCCCCTGCTGGAGGTGCTCAAAGTGCTGCCCGAGGAAATAGACTCTCGGTATCTGCGGCTGGGCGCCAATCGGCGCGAGGAAGTGCACAAGCAGCTGGACGCCAGCGCAGAGTGCGTCCTGAAGTTCCTGTGCATGTGCCTACAGCGGGAGGATCTCGACCAGCAGCGCGTGTGGAATGCCGCGTTGCGCACCTACAGTGCCTGGCTGGTGATCCATGCCTTTCCCGTCTCGCATGTGTATAACAACGCCCTCACCCAGCTGGCCTTTCGGTTGCTCTCGCTGCCAGAGACCACGGGAAAATTGCACGACAATGCCACTGAGTGCGTGTGTGCCTTGCTCTCCTGCATAAACACACGACAGGATAGCGCCAGCGAACCGGAGTCTTCTTTCGAGGCACAGATCTTTGGAGCTGTCTGCATGCTGGAGACTCCCTATCACTTAAGTGTTGCGCACGAGGACACCGATAAGACGATCAACTACTGCAGAATTTTCACTTCCTTGTGCGATGCCTTCTTCTACGATTTATTGGCCGATGCCCAGAAGCCACACTACAGTTTGAAAGGACTGGATCTTGTGCTGCTCTGCGTCGGGCACTTTGACTACGAGGTGGCTGAGATCACCTTCCACCTATGGTACAAGCTCAGCGAGGATCTCTTCCAGCGCAACGAGGATAAGCTGACGGCTCTATTCCGGCCGCACATTGAGCGACTGATAAGCGCCCTGTTTCGTCACTCGCAGATGGAGAGCGACCACGACGGGCTCATCGAGGAGAACAACAATTTcttt GACTTTCGACGCAAGGTCTCAGATCTGATAAAAGACGTGGCCTTTATAGTGGGATCCGGAGCGTGCTTTAAGCAAATGTTTCATATCCTGCAAGCACCAGAAACTACGTGGGAGTCCACGGAAGCAGCACTGTTCATTATGCAGAATGTAGCCAAAAATATACTGCC AGATGAGAACGAGGTGATTCCCAAGGTGGTGGAGGCGATTCTTAATATGTCGGAGCAAACGCACATAGCAGTTAGGTACACTGCGATTCTTCTGATCGGGGAACTATGCGACTGGATTGAGAACCATACTGAATCCCTGGAGGCAGTCCTCAACTTTCTGCTGTACGCCCTGCAGCAGAAGAATGGCTTGGCGCCAGCTGCGGCCATTGCATTGACCTCCATTTGCTCCGCTTGCCGACAGAAGATGGTGTGCCACATCAGCGGTCTTGTGGAGATCGCCCGCAGCCTGGACAGCTTTCAAATAAACAACGATGTGGCAATAGGCTTGTTAAAGGGCATATCGCTTATTCTGACACGCCTGCCACGCGAGCAACTGCAGCCTGCGCTGCGGGAAATCGTCGGTTTCCAGCTGCAACCGCTTGCTCAACTGGTGGACAGCACTGGAGGTAGTGTTCAAAAGGGAGAGCGCACCGATCCCGTTTACTGGATAGATCGAGCCTGCGCCATTATCCGGCACACGAATCCCGACGTTCCCGACAACGTCGAGCACCCCACAGTAGCTATTCTGAACGACGCCTGGCAGCTTATATCGCGGGTGATGGATAAGTACCAGAGTGACCTGCGTATTATGGAGCGCACCTGCCGACTGATTCGCTACGGCATTCGCATGGTGAGAAAGCAAGCGATGCTGCTAGTGGAACCGCTGATCAAACAAATGGTTGTGCTGTATGCTGTGCAGCACCACAGTTGCTTCCTTTACGTGGGATCCATACTGGTGGATGAGTTTGCAAAGTCCAGCGAGTGTATTGGTGGACTGTTAGAGATGCTTCAGGCATTTATAGAACCCACCTTTGGCCTGCTGCAGATGGAGAACGGCCTGAAAAATAACCCCGACACCGTGGATGATTTCTTCCGTTTGGCTTCGCGTTACTTAGACTGTTGTCCCCACCAGCTGCTCCAGAGCAGTCTTATCACTCCGATCTTCCAGTGTGCTTTAATAGCCTGCTCCTTGGACCACCGCGAGGCCAACTCCTCAGTGATGAAGTTCTTTATCAATCTGTTGGTTTGGGGCAGATCGAATAACCACAGTCGGAACGCCGAGTGTCGTCCCTTGGTGGTGGAGCTGGCGAATCAACATGGCGGAGCTCTGGTGATGAACTTGATTCAAGCTTCGGTCTTTCAACTGCACTCTTACATGCTGGTGGATGTGGCCGAGGTGCTCCACGAACTGAAGCAGGTGGTGGGCAACGAGCGGATGCAGCCGTTCCTGGCCCAGGCGCTAGAGGCACTTCCCAAGAAGAACAGCGGTGGTTACGTGACAGCCACGCAGCAACAGCTAGACGAATTCAGCAGCACAGTTCTGAG AGCGGACACAACGAAAGCAATTTCTCAAGCCTTGAAAACCTTCACGCGACTCTTCCGCTAA
- the LOC120446880 gene encoding sorting nexin-21 isoform X1, which produces MPSEQIHAVMAKRPPHQPSFDGEPPGPDELDSPAIEAAALDIPPPESDKALQKGVWERPTTAEYKPTTDGSTVLRFDILLAHIMPPDGEDVKIKRFVVYELTVKQDGATEDTQPAKIERRYTDFRELYLGLKRQHPAEMANKYFPAKVLMGNFKSELIGERSAAFEAFLTYVASQAKLRDSEDFLRFLQHDELTRACQFLDERRNEMAIPILENCFRLLNKIYMNRSRPVLLILCRLVAACTSSPVPHHAAERWALLALSRFETLCDIDLLPLYIPLLHTCAHLWWQRGQDQKPITDRLTDMSKQGINTANIESLMQAIHKIDPRTETI; this is translated from the exons ATGCCCAGTGAGCAAA TTCACGCCGTGATGGCCAAGCGCCCGCCACACCAGCCTTCCTTCGATGGGGAGCCACCCGGTCCGGATGAGCTGGACAGCCCAGCCATCGAGGCGGCGGCCCTCGACATTCCCCCTCCCGAATCAGATAAGGCGCTCCAAAAAG GTGTCTGGGAGCGACCCACTACTGCGGAGTATAAGCCGACCACTGATGGGAGCACCGTGCTCCGCTTTGACATCTTGCTGGCCCACATAATGCCTCCCGATGGCGAGGATGTGAAGATCAAGCGGTTCGTGGTCTATGAGCTCACTGTGAAGCAGGATGGCGCCACGGAGGACACTCAGCCGGCAAAGATTGAACGCCGCTACACCGACTTTCGGGAGCTTTATCTGGGCCTTAAGCGGCAGCATCCGGCCGAAATGGCCAACAAGTACTTTCCAGCCAAGGTACTGATGGGCAACTTTAAGTCCGAGCTGATTGGCGAACGGAGTGCGGCCTTTGAGGCGTTCCTAACGTATGTGGCAAGCCAGGCGAAACTCAGGGACTCGGAGGACTTCCTGCGCTTCCTGCAGCACGACGAACTGACCAGGGCGTGCCAGTTTCTGGATGAGCGGCGTAACGAGATGGCCATACCCATTCTGGAGAACTGTTTTCGCTTGCTGAACAAGATATACATGAATCGATCAAGACCGGTGCTTTTAATACTCTGCCGTCTAGTGGCTGCCTGCACCTCATCCCCAGTGCCTCATCACGCGGCCGAGAGGTGGGCCCTCTTGGCACTGAGTCGCTTCGAGACGTTGTGCGACATAGATCTGCTGCCGCTGTACATTCCCCTGCTCCACACCTGCGCCCACCTGTG GTGGCAGCGCGGCCAGGACCAAAAGCCGATCACCGATCGACTGACTGACATGTCCAAGCAGGGCATCAACACAGCGAACATCGAGAGCCTCATGCAGGCTATTCACAAGATCGATCCTCGCACTGAAACAATTTGA
- the LOC120446880 gene encoding sorting nexin-21 isoform X2: MPIHAVMAKRPPHQPSFDGEPPGPDELDSPAIEAAALDIPPPESDKALQKGVWERPTTAEYKPTTDGSTVLRFDILLAHIMPPDGEDVKIKRFVVYELTVKQDGATEDTQPAKIERRYTDFRELYLGLKRQHPAEMANKYFPAKVLMGNFKSELIGERSAAFEAFLTYVASQAKLRDSEDFLRFLQHDELTRACQFLDERRNEMAIPILENCFRLLNKIYMNRSRPVLLILCRLVAACTSSPVPHHAAERWALLALSRFETLCDIDLLPLYIPLLHTCAHLWWQRGQDQKPITDRLTDMSKQGINTANIESLMQAIHKIDPRTETI; this comes from the exons ATGCCCA TTCACGCCGTGATGGCCAAGCGCCCGCCACACCAGCCTTCCTTCGATGGGGAGCCACCCGGTCCGGATGAGCTGGACAGCCCAGCCATCGAGGCGGCGGCCCTCGACATTCCCCCTCCCGAATCAGATAAGGCGCTCCAAAAAG GTGTCTGGGAGCGACCCACTACTGCGGAGTATAAGCCGACCACTGATGGGAGCACCGTGCTCCGCTTTGACATCTTGCTGGCCCACATAATGCCTCCCGATGGCGAGGATGTGAAGATCAAGCGGTTCGTGGTCTATGAGCTCACTGTGAAGCAGGATGGCGCCACGGAGGACACTCAGCCGGCAAAGATTGAACGCCGCTACACCGACTTTCGGGAGCTTTATCTGGGCCTTAAGCGGCAGCATCCGGCCGAAATGGCCAACAAGTACTTTCCAGCCAAGGTACTGATGGGCAACTTTAAGTCCGAGCTGATTGGCGAACGGAGTGCGGCCTTTGAGGCGTTCCTAACGTATGTGGCAAGCCAGGCGAAACTCAGGGACTCGGAGGACTTCCTGCGCTTCCTGCAGCACGACGAACTGACCAGGGCGTGCCAGTTTCTGGATGAGCGGCGTAACGAGATGGCCATACCCATTCTGGAGAACTGTTTTCGCTTGCTGAACAAGATATACATGAATCGATCAAGACCGGTGCTTTTAATACTCTGCCGTCTAGTGGCTGCCTGCACCTCATCCCCAGTGCCTCATCACGCGGCCGAGAGGTGGGCCCTCTTGGCACTGAGTCGCTTCGAGACGTTGTGCGACATAGATCTGCTGCCGCTGTACATTCCCCTGCTCCACACCTGCGCCCACCTGTG GTGGCAGCGCGGCCAGGACCAAAAGCCGATCACCGATCGACTGACTGACATGTCCAAGCAGGGCATCAACACAGCGAACATCGAGAGCCTCATGCAGGCTATTCACAAGATCGATCCTCGCACTGAAACAATTTGA
- the LOC120448102 gene encoding gamma-secretase subunit Aph-1, with translation MTLPEFFGCTFIAFGPPFALFVFTIANDPVRIIILIAAAFFWLLSLLISSLWYALIPLKEFLAFGVVFSVCFQEGFRYIIYRILRSTEQGLHAVAEDTRVTDNKHILAYVSGLGFGIISGMFALVNVLADMSGPGTMGLKGGTEMFFVTSAAQALSIILLHTFWSVIFFNAFDTNNYIHIGYVVGSHLFVSLITLLNANELYTTTLLINYLVTILTGVLAFRVAGGTSRSFKKFITCQ, from the exons ATGACGTTGCCCGAGTTTTTTGGCTGCACCTTCATCGCCTTCGGACCGCCCTTCGCCTTGTTCGTCTTCACCATCGCCAATGACCCGGTGCGGATCATCATTCTGATTGCAGCGGCGTTCTTCTGGCTGCTTTCGCTGCTGATCTCTTCCCTGTGGTATGCCTTAATTCCGCTGAAGGAATTCCTGGCTTTCGGCGTGGTCTTCTCGGTGTGCTTCCAGGAGGGCTTCCGCTACATTATCTACAGGATCCTGCGCAGCACGGAGCAGGGATTGCATGCCGTGGCGGAGGATACGAGAGTGACGGACAACAAGCACATTCTGGCCTATGTTTCCGGCTTGGGATTCGGCATTATATCTGGGATGTTTGCACTGGTCAATGTGCTGGCTGATATG AGTGGTCCCGGCACCATGGGCTTGAAGGGCGGAACTGAGATGTTCTTCGTCACCTCGGCTGCCCAGGCTTTGTCGATTATCCTGCTGCACACCTTCTGGAGCGTCATATTCTTTAACGCATTCGACACAAACAACTATATCCACATAGGCTATGTGGTGGGCAGCCACCTGTTCGTCTCTCTGATAACTCTGCTCAATGCCAATGAGCTTTATACGACCACCCTGCTGATAAACTACTTGGTCACCATACTTACGGGAGTCCTGGCGTTCCGGGTGGCTGGAGGAACTTCTCGCAGTTTCAAAAAATTTATTACATGCCAGTAA
- the LOC120448127 gene encoding transcription initiation factor TFIID subunit 10b has protein sequence MVGSNFGIIYHNSAGGAGSHVNHGQSSGGGGGGDRERTTPASHLSDFMSQLEDYTPLIPDAVTSHYLNMGGFQSDDKRIIRLISLAAQKYMSDIIDDALQHSKARTHMQTTNTPGGSKAKDRKFTLTMEDLQPALADYGINVRKMDYSQ, from the coding sequence ATGGTGGGCTCCAATTTCGGAATTATTTACCACAACAGCGCCGGTGGCGCAGGCAGTCATGTAAACCATGGACAATCCTCAGGAGGAGGGGGCGGAGGAGATCGGGAGAGGACCACACCAGCTTCCCATCTCAGCGACTTCATGTCGCAGCTGGAGGATTATACTCCATTGATTCCGGATGCGGTGACCTCGCACTATCTGAACATGGGAGGATTCCAGTCGGACGACAAGCGCATCATTCGGCTGATCAGCCTTGCTGCCCAGAAGTACATGTCGGACATCATCGACGATGCACTGCAGCACTCCAAGGCCCGCACTCATATGCAAACTACCAATACACCGGGAGGATCGAAGGCCAAGGACCGCAAGTTCACCCTGACCATGGAGGATCTACAGCCGGCTTTGGCCGACTACGGCATTAATGTTAGGAAAATGGACTATAGTCAGTAG
- the LOC120448113 gene encoding transcription initiation factor TFIID subunit 10 produces MASDGEDMNVTPAESLASATDTEDEETDSPALQSDLNSDEEQLDVEEVPATAEDAEMDELMKQLEDYTPAIPDALTTHALKTAGFSTVDPKIVRLISVSAQKFISDIANDALQHCKTRTTNIQHSSGHSSSKDKKNPKDRKYTLAMEDLVPALADHGITMRKPQYFV; encoded by the exons ATGGCTTCCGATGGCGAGGACATGAACGTTACACCCGCAGAATCTTTGGCATCAGCCACGGATACCGAGGACGAGGAGACGGACTCGCCAGCACTGCAGTCCGACCTGAATTCCGATGAGGAGCAACTGGACGTGGAGGAGGTGCCAGCGACGGCGGAGGATGCGGAGATGGATGAGCTGATGAAGCAGCTGGAGGATTACACGCCAGCCATACCAGACGCCCTCACCACGCACGCCCTGAAAACG GCTGGCTTCTCCACAGTGGACCCCAAAATAGTGCGCCTCATCTCCGTGTCCGCGCAGAAATTCATCTCGGACATTGCCAACGACGCACTGCAGCACTGCAAGACGCGCACCACGAACATCCAGCATTCCAGTGGACACAGTTCCAGCAAGGACAAGAAGAACCCCAAGGATAGAAAGTACACGCTGGCCATGGAGGACCTGGTTCCGGCTCTCGCGGACCATGGCATCACCATGCGCAAGCCCCAATACTTCGTTTAG
- the LOC120448093 gene encoding congested-like trachea protein, with product MTTTENVSTERKANPVKSFLTGGFGGICNVLSGHPLDTIKVRLQTMPRPAPGEQPLYSGTFDCAAKTIKNEGVRGLYKGMSAPLTGVAPIFAMCFAGYALGKRLQQRGEDAKLTYSQIFVAGSFSGLFSTLIMAPGERIKVLLQTQQGQGGQRKYTGMIDCAGKLYKEGGLRSVFKGSCATMLRDLPANGLYFLVYEALQDVAKAKSETGQISTASTIFAGGVAGMAYWILGMPADVLKSRLQSAPEGTYKHGIRSVFKDLIVKDGPLALYRGVTPIMLRAFPANAACFFGIELANKFFNIVAPNF from the coding sequence ATGACCACCACGGAGAACGTGTCCACGGAGCGCAAAGCGAATCCAGTGAAGTCCTTCCTGACCGGCGGATTCGGTGGCATCTGCAATGTGCTCTCTGGCCATCCACTGGACACCATCAAGGTGCGCCTGCAAACCATGCCGCGTCCGGCGCCGGGGGAGCAGCCCTTGTACAGTGGAACCTTCGACTGTGCGGCCAAGACCATCAAGAACGAGGGCGTCCGCGGTCTGTACAAGGGTATGTCCGCACCATTGACGGGCGTTGCTCCGATCTTTGCCATGTGCTTCGCCGGCTACGCGCTGGGCAAGCGGCTGCAGCAGCGCGGCGAGGACGCCAAGCTCACCTACTCGCAAATCTTCGTGGCTGGCTCCTTTTCCGGCCTGTTCTCCACCCTGATCATGGCGCCCGGCGAGCGCATCAAGGTGCTCCTGCAGACGCAGCAGGGCCAGGGAGGCCAGCGCAAGTACACCGGCATGATCGACTGCGCCGGCAAGCTGTACAAGGAGGGTGGACTACGCAGCGTCTTCAAGGGCAGCTGCGCCACAATGCTCAGGGATTTGCCCGCCAACGGGCTATACTTCCTGGTCTACGAGGCTCTGCAGGATGTGGCCAAGGCGAAGTCTGAGACTGGCCAAATTAGCACTGCCTCAACGATTTTCGCAGGTGGAGTGGCCGGCATGGCCTACTGGATTCTGGGAATGCCAGCCGACGTGTTGAAGAGCCGCCTACAATCGGCTCCCGAAGGCACTTACAAGCACGGCATTCGCAGTGTCTTCAAGGATCTGATTGTCAAGGATGGACCGCTGGCCCTATACCGCGGCGTGACGCCCATAATGCTCCGAGCCTTCCCCGCCAATGCTGCCTGTTTCTTTGGCATTGAGCTGGCCAACAAGTTCTTTAACATTGTGGCGCCAAATTTCTAG
- the LOC120448120 gene encoding histidine triad nucleotide-binding protein 1 translates to MFLSTGRNFFRVFSSRQLATCSARMASEVEKSQSAAASEDTIFGKILRKEIPCNFIHEDDKCVAFHDVAPQAPTHFLVIPRKPIAQLSLAEDGDADLLGHLMLVGRKVAKDLGLQEGYRVVINNGKHGAQSVYHLHLHFLGGRQMQWPPG, encoded by the exons ATGTTCTTGTCGACCGGCCGGAATTTCTTTCGTGTTTTCAG CTCTCGCCAATTAGCAACCTGCAGTGCTAGAATGGCGAGCGAAGTGGAAAAATCGCAATCGGCAGCTGCCAGTGAAGACACAATTTTTGGAAAGATTTTGCGCAAGGAGATCCCATGCAATTTTATCCACGAGGATGATAAG TGCGTTGCTTTCCACGATGTGGCCCCCCAGGCACCGACCCACTTCCTGGTGATCCCGCGTAAGCCGATTGCCCAACTCTCGCTGGCGGAGGATGGAGATGCCGATCTGCTGGGACACCTCATGCTGGTCGGCCGCAAGGTGGCCAAGGATCTTGGCCTACAGGAGGGCTACCGCGTGGTCATCAACAATGGCAAGCACGGCGCCCAGTCCGTTTACCACTTGCATTTGCACTTCCTCGGCGGCCGCCAGATGCAGTGGCCACCAGGATAA
- the LOC120453897 gene encoding rab-like protein 3 yields MRQQQFKDVSTVRILMLGDRGVGKTSLTNLLATSESTPTPSSRTVGENSWHVQVRMHEYPNPVILPLTPSSSEGSENYPYLRSTPTTSDILYFVEFYDLNSDWRLRRQHRDSFYKNIDGIVLVYNLLDLSSQDSLHDWLYDPLRQICKHRHRHSRSILKHVPILVVGTKLDKLMRRPLRRSGTIAHQLGADQIFVNCLDPESFADRSRNQGKLRGFLNRVVEFKERFPLLSFRQI; encoded by the exons ATGAGACAGCAACAGTTCAAGGATGTGTCCACGGTCCGCATACTGATGTTGGGCGACAGAG gTGTGGGCAAGACTAGTTTGACCAATTTGCTGGCCACTAGCGAGAGTACGCCCACTCCATCCTCGCGAACCGTTGGCGAGAACTCATGGCATGTCCAGGTGCGGATGCATGAGTATCCCAATCCGGTGATCTTACCGCTCACGCCCTCCTCCTCGGAGGGCTCCGAGAATTACCCGTATCTGCGGAGTACGCCCACCACCAGTGATATCCTTTACTTTGTGGAGTTTTACGACCTGAACAGCGATTGGCGCTTGCGCCGCCAGCACCGCGATAGCTTCTATAAGAATATAGACGGCATTGTTCTAGTGTACAACCTGCTGGACCTGAGCTCCCAGGACAGCCTCCACGATTGGCTGTACGATCCGTTGCGCCAGATCTGCAAGCATCGCCATCGGCATTCGCGTTCCATTTTGAAACATGTGCCAATTTTGGTGGTGGGCACCAAGCTGGATAAGTTGATGCGGCGGCCACTGCGTCGAAGCGGCACCATTGCCCACCAGCTGGGCGCCGACCAGATCTTCGTCAACTGCCTGGATCCCGAGAGCTTTGCGGACCGGAGCCGTAATCAGGGTAAACTGCGCGGCTTTCTGAACCGCGTCGTCGAGTTCAAAGAGCGATTTCCGCTGTTAAGTTTCCGTCAGATCTAA